Proteins found in one Choristoneura fumiferana chromosome 16, NRCan_CFum_1, whole genome shotgun sequence genomic segment:
- the Oct-TyrR gene encoding octopamine-Tyramine receptor yields MGQSATSHSNFTSANISLDADDVCAVADDPKYPSSIGITLAVPEWEAICTAIVLTLIIISTIVGNILVILSVFTYKPLRIVQNFFIVSLAVADLTVAILVLPLNVAYSILGQWVFGIYVCKMWLTCDIMCCTSSILNLCAIALDRYWAITDPINYAQKRTLERVLLMIGIVWALSLIISSPPLLGWNDWPDVFLPDTPCRLTSQPGFVIFSSSGSFYIPLLIMTVVYFEIYLATKKRLRDRAKATKISTISSGRNKCMRRDSDHNDQDSVSSEANHNEHPGVTRLMSDSEKKKTSNKSNSKKKAKRRYWGKDEKPQNKLTIPILSNENSVTDVADNENRNTSSESNSKETHEDEVVVVEPVTKKPPPKPRLNQQNTVYQFIEEKQRISLTRERRAARTLGIIMGVFVVCWLPFFVIYLVIPFCASCCLSNKFINFITWLGYVNSALNPLIYTIFNMDFRRAFKKLLCMKQ; encoded by the coding sequence ATGGGGCAGTCGGCGACTTCACATAGCAACTTCACTTCCGCCAACATCTCGCTCGACGCGGATGACGTTTGCGCGGTCGCGGACGATCCCAAGTACCCGAGTAGCATTGGCATCACTCTCGCGGTCCCCGAATGGGAAGCAATCTGCACAGCCATTGTGCTCACTCTCATCATCATTTCAACGATAGTCGGAAACATCTTGGTAATCCTGAGCGTATTCACCTACAAACCACTTCGAATCGTCCAAAATTTCTTTATCGTGTCCTTAGCGGTAGCGGATTTGACAGTTGCTATTCTAGTCCTGCCTTTGAACGTAGCTTACTCCATACTAGGACAATGGGTATTCGGAATATATGTGTGCAAAATGTGGTTGACCTGCGATATAATGTGCTGCACTTCGTCCATTTTGAATCTGTGTGCGATCGCTCTCGACCGATATTGGGCTATCACAGATCCCATCAATTACGCACAAAAAAGGACCCTCGAGAGAGTTCTCCTTATGATCGGCATAGTGTGGGCATTGTCGCTTATCATTAGCTCCCCGCCGCTTCTAGGATGGAACGACTGGCCCGATGTGTTCTTGCCCGACACGCCCTGTCGCTTGACGTCTCAGCCGGGCTTTGTAATATTTTCCTCTTCTGGCTCTTTTTACATACCATTGCTTATTATGACTGTAGTCTATTTCGAAATCTATTTGGCCACTAAAAAGAGACTAAGGGATCGAGCTAAGGCTACTAAAATAAGCACAATTTCTAGCGGTCGGAACAAATGCATGCGTCGTGATAGTGATCACAATGATCAAGACTCAGTTAGTTCCGAGGCGAACCACAACGAACATCCAGGTGTGACACGTCTTATGTCTGATAGTGAAAAAAAGAAAACCTCGAATAAATCCAACTCAAAAAAGAAAGCAAAACGAAGGTATTGGGGTAAAGATGAGAAACCTCAAAATAAGTTGACGATCCCTATCTTATCTAATGAAAACTCGGTAACTGATGTTGCCGATAATGAGAACAGGAACACGTCTTCGGAGAGTAACTCAAAAGAAACACATGAAGACGAGGTGGTAGTAGTAGAGCCGGTAACGAAAAAACCGCCACCAAAGCCTCGGTTAAATCAACAGAACACTGTATACCAGTTCATCGAGGAGAAGCAGCGTATCTCTTTGACAAGAGAACGTCGCGCGGCACGCACTCTGGGTATTATTATGGGCGTGTTTGTCGTCTGCTGGCTACCCTTCTTTGTTATCTACTTGGTCATACCCTTCTGTGCTAGCTGCTGTTTATCCAACAAATTCATCAACTTCATTACGTGGCTCGGGTACGTTAATTCGGCCCTAAACCCCTTAATATACACAATATTTAATATGGACTTCAGAAGGGCTTTTAAAAAATTACTCTGTATGAAACAGTAG